A genomic window from Camelina sativa cultivar DH55 chromosome 2, Cs, whole genome shotgun sequence includes:
- the LOC104718543 gene encoding osmotin-like protein OSM34, whose translation MANISLPTFIFSSLLLISTATAATFDILNQCSYTVWAAASPGGGRRLNSGQSWRLDVAAGTKMARIWGRTNCNFDSSGRGRCETGDCSGGLQCTGWGQPPNTLAEYALNQFNNLDFYDISLVDGFNIPMEFSPTSSNCHRIVCTADINGQCPNVLRAPGGCNNPCTVFKTNQYCCTNGQGSCSDTEYSRFFKQRCPDAYSYPQDDPTSTFTCTNTNYRVVFCPRARVGATASYQLPIQMVTEEN comes from the exons ATGGCAAACATCTCCCTCCCTACGTTCATTTTCTCCTCACTTTTGCTCATCTCCACCGCGACGGCTGCTACATTCGACATCCTGAACCAATGTAGTTATACCGTATGGGCCGCTGCGAGCCCTGGAGGTGGCCGACGTCTAAACTCGGGCCAGTCATGGAGGCTAGATGTCGCAGCCGGCACTAAAATGGCGCGAATTTGGGGTCGGACCAACTGTAATTTTGACTCCTCGGGCCGTGGCCGATGCGAAACTGGTGATTGCAGTGGTGGACTACAATGCACCGGTTGGGGTCAGCCACCAAACACGTTGGCTGAGTATGCTTTGAACCAATTCAACAACTTAGACTTCTACGACATCTCACTTGTCGATGGATTTAACATTCCTATGGAGTTTAG CCCAACTAGCTCAAACTGTCACCGGATAGTATGCACTGCGGACATAAACGGACAGTGTCCAAACGTGTTGAGAGCCCCGGGTGGATGCAACAACCCTTGCACGGTTTTTAAGACGAACCAGTACTGTTGTACCAACGGTCAGGGATCATGTAGTGACACTGAATACTCAAGGTTTTTCAAACAGAGGTGTCCTGACGCCTACAGCTATCCACAAGACGACCCCACCAGCACTTTCACTTGCACGAACACTAACTACAGGGTCGTGTTTTGTCCTAGAGCTAGGGTCGGTGCTACTGCATCCTACCAGCTCCCGATCCAGATGGTCACCGAGGAAAATTAA